A stretch of the Ctenopharyngodon idella isolate HZGC_01 chromosome 14, HZGC01, whole genome shotgun sequence genome encodes the following:
- the LOC127525752 gene encoding protocadherin alpha-10-like isoform X47 — translation MDEAGKCLFEKPKVPSADWRYSASLRAGMQSSVHMEESSVMQGAQGVLVQNWPTVSSAPDNEGGEVSPPVGAGVDSNSWHFRYGPGPGGPPHLKPGEVPPEAFIIPGSPAIISIRQGQDGDDKSDFITFGKKEEKKKKKKKKEKKDKREKGKDDDD, via the exons ATGGATGAAGCAGGAAAATGTCTGTTTGAAAAG CCTAAAGTTCCCAGTGCAGACTGGAGATATTCAGCATCTCTCAGAGCAGGAATGCAAAG TTCGGTCCATATGGAGGAGTCATCCGTGATGCAGGGTGCTCAAGGAGTTCTGGTCCAGAACTGGCCCACAGTCTCCAGTGCTCCCG ACAATGAGGGTGGAGAGGTCTCTCCCCCCGTAGGCGCCGGAGTGGACAGCAACAGTTGGCATTTCCGATATGGACCGGGTCCAGGAGGACCTCCACACCTGAAACCCGGTGAGGTTCCTCCTGAAGCCTTCATAATCCCTGGATCTCCAGCTATTATTTCCATCAGACAAGGACAAGACGGTGATGACAAGAGCGACTTTATTACGTTTGGAAAAAAggaagagaagaagaagaagaaaaagaagaaggagAAGAAGGATAAGCGGGAGAAAGGaaaagatgatgatgattag
- the LOC127525752 gene encoding protocadherin alpha-C2-like isoform X2, whose protein sequence is MAVAGRCSCIKENVPLCLCFFIVLLSVLTDAQIRYSIQEELESGTVVGDLVRDLGLELRKLSARRIRISSDSARRYFNINHKTGKLVISDRIDRETLCEFSGTCTLSLDVVLESPFEQHSVDVEILDANDNSPLFPRDEYQLEISEGAQPGARFSIEGAQDSDDASNSVRHYRLTSNEHLALDSTKPPADGKHVELVLKKPFDRELLQSHQFLITATDGGSPPRSGTAKINVRVLDTNDNVPVFDSSVYKVKLRENSPVGALVIKLNATDRDESSNGEVYYSFSSYTPDRVRQMFSVDTDSGEIRVMSNVDYEETNSYEMYIQAADRGQGAVAVHCKVVVEVLDVNDNPPEIVLSSLSSPVREDARADTVVGLISINDRDSGQNKQVSLDIIPPNLPFKIKSFRNHYTIVTSAFLDRETISSYNVTVTATDGGTPPLSSSMTVRVEVADVNDNPPRFKQTSYTVYVSENNAVSAPLCVVKATDPDAGENARITYTVLNDNNHGISVASYVSVKPATGEVYALRSFDFEKLREFHFQVKAQDNGVPPLSRVATVYIYIMDANDHNPQFVRPASNGSHSTETILRNSEAGILVSRVLAWDLDAGENAWLLYSLHHPPELDLFKVHEHTGEIRTTRRVVEDNSTVFSLTVHVRDHGSPPRSASTTITVGVMELPPKVAPDPKRIIRPHGTMMFSEVTLYLLIALCATTFVFLLTVFVLAIVRCHAYCSQPDACSCSPCCGSKKKKKTTMKKAAKDGGGGGGGGGAAGGGATGGAGAAAGGVTVQQQSAVLRRDLKVEPHYIEVRGNGSLTKTYCYKTCLTATSGSDTFMFYNTGRPLSGTWGSGADRFFTGQSGQFVRRLSMPDATAIQPKVPSADWRYSASLRAGMQSSVHMEESSVMQGAQGVLVQNWPTVSSAPDNEGGEVSPPVGAGVDSNSWHFRYGPGPGGPPHLKPGEVPPEAFIIPGSPAIISIRQGQDGDDKSDFITFGKKEEKKKKKKKKEKKDKREKGKDDDD, encoded by the exons ATGGCTGTTGCAGGGCGATGTAGCTGCATAAAAGAGAACGTGCCTCTTTGTTTATGTTTCTTCATTGTTCTACTAAGTGTCCTTACAGATGCACAAATTCGCTACAGCATTCAGGAGGAGCTGGAGAGCGGCACTGTCGTTGGGGATCTTGTGCGGGATCTTGGGCTGGAGCTGCGAAAGCTTTCAGCGCGTCGGATCAGAATCAGCTCCGACAGTGCTAGGCGATACTTCAACATCAACCACAAAACTGGTAAGCTTGTTATAAGCGACCGGATTGACCGCGAAACGCTCTGTGAATTCAGCGGGACCTGCACGCTTAGTCTCGACGTGGTGTTAGAAAGCCCATTTGAACAGCACAGCGTGGATGTTGAGATTTTGGATGCAAATGACAACTCGCCGCTTTTCCCTCGAGACGAGTACCAGTTGGAGATCTCCGAGGGCGCACAGCCAGGCGCGCGGTTTTCCATTGAGGGCGCGCAAGATTCTGACGACGCCTCAAATTCCGTGCGCCATTATCGCCTTACCTCAAACGAACACCTGGCGCTCGATTCAACCAAACCACCTGCAGATGGAAAACACGTAGAGCTCGTGCTGAAAAAACCTTTCGACCGCGAGCTTTTGCAGTCTCACCAGTTTCTTATCACTGCTACTGATGGTGGATCGCCTCCGCGCTCGGGCACAGCCAAAATCAACGTGCGCGTTTTGGATACCAATGACAACGTGCCAGTCTTCGACAGCTCCGTGTATAAAGTGAAACTGCGGGAAAACTCTCCCGTTGGCGCGCTGGTAATTAAACTAAACGCCACAGATAGAGATGAGAGCTCTAATGGGGAGGTGTATTACTCTTTTAGCTCGTACACGCCAGATCGAGTGAGGCAGATGTTTTCTGTAGACACAGACAGTGGGGAAATTAGAGTAATGAGCAATGTGGACTATGAAGAAACCAACAGCTATGAGATGTATATCCAGGCAGCAGATCGAGGCCAAGGTGCCGTGGCAGTGCACTGTAAAGTGGTGGTGGAGGTGCTGGATGTGAATGATAACCCTCCTGAGATTGTGCTTTCCTCCCTCTCCAGCCCAGTTCGAGAGGACGCTCGGGCAGACACTGTGGTGGGTTTAATAAGCATAAATGACAGAGACTCTGGACAAAACAAACAGGTCAGCTTGGATATCATTCCCCCTAACCTTCCCTTTAAAATCAAATCATTCCGAAACCATTACACCATTGTTACCTCAGCCTTCCTGGACCGTGAGACTATATCATCATATAATGTCACAGTTACAGCCACGGATGGTGGAACGCCTCCTCTTTCATCCTCAATGACGGTTCGGGTAGAAGTGGCAGATGTGAACGACAATCCGCCACGTTTTAAACAGACTTCATACACTGTTTATGTCTCAGAAAACAATGCGGTCAGTGCACCTCTGTGCGTCGTAAAAGCAACGGACCCCGATGCCGGTGAGAACGCTCGCATCACATACACCGTCCTCAATGACAACAACCATGGTATTTCCGTGGCATCATATGTTTCTGTCAAACCTGCCACGGGTGAGGTGTACGCACTACGATCGTTTGACTTTGAGAAGTTGCGTGAGTTTCATTTCCAGGTTAAAGCTCAAGACAATGGTGTGCCACCTTTGAGCAGGGTGGCAACTGTCTATATTTACATCATGGACGCCAACGACCACAACCCGCAGTTTGTTCGCCCAGCGTCGAATGGCTCACATTCCACAGAGACTATTTTGCGTAACTCAGAGGCAGGCATCCTTGTTTCACGTGTGCTGGCTTGGGACTTAGATGCTGGCGAAAACGCCTGGTTGCTCTACAGCCTCCATCACCCGCCTGAACTGGACTTGTTTAAGGTGCACGAGCACACAGGTGAGATCCGCACAACACGGAGAGTAGTCGAGGATAATTCCACTGTCTTTAGCCTGACAGTGCATGTACGCGACCATGGTTCGCCTCCTCGCTCCGCATCTACAACAATCACTGTCGGCGTCATGGAGCTCCCACCCAAAGTGGCCCCAGACCCAAAACGCATAATCAGACCACATGGCACAATGATGTTCTCCGAAGTGACCCTCTATCTTCTTATCGCCCTCTGTGCCACCACCTTTGTTTTCTTGCTCACTGTCTTCGTCCTAGCAATTGTTCGCTGCCATGCCTACTGTAGCCAACCAGATGCTTGCTCCTGCTCGCCTTGCTGTGGGtccaagaagaaaaagaagacgACGATGAAGAAGGCAGCCAAAGATGGTGGTGGTGGAGGAGGTGGTGGTGGGGCTGCCGGTGGTGGAGccacaggtggagctggggccGCTGCTGGTGGGGTCACTGTCCAGCAACAGTCTGCGGTGCTACGGAGAGATCTGAAAGTGGAGCCACACTACATTGAGGTCCGAGGAAACGGCTCTCTAACTAAAACGTACTGCTATAAGACCTGTCTGACTGCCACCTCAGGAAGTGACACTTTTATGTTCTACAATACGGGCCGACCGCTGAGTGGGACTTGGGGTTCAGGGGCTGACCGTTTCTTCACAGGACAGAGCGGGCAGTTTGTGCGCAGACTGAGCATGCCCGACGCTACGGCAATACAG CCTAAAGTTCCCAGTGCAGACTGGAGATATTCAGCATCTCTCAGAGCAGGAATGCAAAG TTCGGTCCATATGGAGGAGTCATCCGTGATGCAGGGTGCTCAAGGAGTTCTGGTCCAGAACTGGCCCACAGTCTCCAGTGCTCCCG ACAATGAGGGTGGAGAGGTCTCTCCCCCCGTAGGCGCCGGAGTGGACAGCAACAGTTGGCATTTCCGATATGGACCGGGTCCAGGAGGACCTCCACACCTGAAACCCGGTGAGGTTCCTCCTGAAGCCTTCATAATCCCTGGATCTCCAGCTATTATTTCCATCAGACAAGGACAAGACGGTGATGACAAGAGCGACTTTATTACGTTTGGAAAAAAggaagagaagaagaagaagaaaaagaagaaggagAAGAAGGATAAGCGGGAGAAAGGaaaagatgatgatgattag
- the LOC127525752 gene encoding protocadherin alpha-7-like isoform X50 has product MQSSVHMEESSVMQGAQGVLVQNWPTVSSAPDNEGGEVSPPVGAGVDSNSWHFRYGPGPGGPPHLKPGEVPPEAFIIPGSPAIISIRQGQDGDDKSDFITFGKKEEKKKKKKKKEKKDKREKGKDDDD; this is encoded by the exons ATGCAAAG TTCGGTCCATATGGAGGAGTCATCCGTGATGCAGGGTGCTCAAGGAGTTCTGGTCCAGAACTGGCCCACAGTCTCCAGTGCTCCCG ACAATGAGGGTGGAGAGGTCTCTCCCCCCGTAGGCGCCGGAGTGGACAGCAACAGTTGGCATTTCCGATATGGACCGGGTCCAGGAGGACCTCCACACCTGAAACCCGGTGAGGTTCCTCCTGAAGCCTTCATAATCCCTGGATCTCCAGCTATTATTTCCATCAGACAAGGACAAGACGGTGATGACAAGAGCGACTTTATTACGTTTGGAAAAAAggaagagaagaagaagaagaaaaagaagaaggagAAGAAGGATAAGCGGGAGAAAGGaaaagatgatgatgattag